One region of Oryza glaberrima chromosome 7, OglaRS2, whole genome shotgun sequence genomic DNA includes:
- the LOC127780835 gene encoding uncharacterized protein LOC127780835 — protein MASYGSAAYGDGDGEKPSAQLGQPLLPPPNQPYYAFPAAAYAPPPPPPPPPTLVFVPVTSPVLVRLRRLRPRRVPCLRAFSARTLPLLLFLALLAGLAFLLYPSAPVARVEGLRLDRFRVNPPPLPAVDLHLALRLRVRNPGLLLPLRYRAVSAAVSYRGHLLGSAAARPGSGELGARGTTYADAEVWVDAGRVVDDVIDLIGDLAAGSLPLEIVTEVVGAVRVFRFDIPVKGLITCSVNVSPDTQKIISQDCY, from the coding sequence ATGGCGTCGTACGGATCGGCGGcgtacggcgacggcgacggggagaAGCCCTCGGCGCAACTCGGCCagcccctcctcccgccgcccaaTCAGCCCTACTACGCCTTCCCCGCGGCGGCAtacgcgcctccgccgccgccgccgccgccgccgacgctggtGTTCGTCCCGGTCACCTCCCCGGTCctcgtccgcctccgccgcctccgtccgCGCCGCGTCCCCTGCCTCCGCGCGTTCTCCGCCCGCACGctcccgctcctcctcttcctcgcgctcctcgccggcctcgccttcctcctctaCCCGTCCGCGCCCGTCGCCCGCGTCGAGGGGCTCCGCCTCGACCGCTTCCGCGTCAACCCGCCCCCGCTCCCGGCCGTCGATCTCCACctcgcgctccgcctccgcgtccgcaaccccggcctcctcctcccgctccggTACCGCGCCGtgtccgccgccgtctcctaccgcggccacctcctcggctccgccgccgcgcgccccggATCCGGCGAGCTCGGTGCCAGAGGGACGACGTACGCCGACGCCGAGGTGTGGGTGGACGCCGGGAGGGTCGTGGATGACGTCATCGACCTCATCGGGGACCTCGCCGCGGGGTCCCTGCCGCTGGAGATCGTGACCGAGGTGGTCGGCGCTGTCAGGGTCTTCCGTTTCGACATCCCTGTGAAG
- the LOC127779823 gene encoding leucine-rich repeat receptor-like tyrosine-protein kinase PXC3 — protein MPPPAAFLFLACVLGASVAVAAAVAADGDGDAMRELRRALAPPDWGAAGEDGKGSYYCAWRGVTCAGGGGGAVVAIDLPRRGLRGDFSAVAGLRALARLDLSFNALRGGVPGEALGGLPGLEFLDLSMNHLSGGVPPSLAGAVGLRFLNLSNNALSGGIPDELRSLRALTELQISGNNLTGAIPPWLAALPALRILSAYENSLSGPIPSGLGLSSKLQVLNLHSNALEGAIPSSLFDLGNLQVLILTVNRLNGTIPDTIGRCSALSNVRIGNNRLAGAIPASIGDATSLTYFEADSNELTGGIPAQLARCANLTLLNLAYNRLAGEVPDVLGELRSLQELIVSSNGLSGEFPRSILRCRNLSKLDLSYNAFRGGLPESVCNGSRLQFLLLDHNEFSGGIPVGIGGCGRLLELQLGNNNLTGEIPAEIGRVKSLQIALNLSFNHLVGPLPRELGRLDKLVALDLSSNEISGEIPGDMRGMLSLIEVNLSNNRLSGAIPVFAPFQKSAASSFSGNTKLCGNPLVVDCGPIYGSSYGMDHRKISYRVALAVVGSCVLIFSVVSLVVALFMWRERQEKEAEAKMAEAGEVVVAAPQVMASNMFIDSLQQAIDFQSCVKATFKDANVVSNGTFSITYKAVMPSGMVVCVKKLKSVDRAVIHHQTKMIRELECLSHINHPNLVRPIGYVIYEDVALLLHHHMPNGTLLQLLHNVDNPDGDNQKPDWPRLLSIAIDVAEGLAFLHHVATIHLDISSGNVFLDSHYNALLGEVEISKLLDPLKGTASISAVAGSFGYIPPEYAYTMQVTVPGNVYSFGVVLLEILTSKLPVDEEFGEGMDLVKWVHSAPARGETPEQIMDPKLSTVSFAWRKQMLAVLKVAMLCTERAPAKRPKMKKVVEMLQEAKNS, from the exons atgccgccgcctgccgcgttCTTGTTCTTGGCCTGCGTTCTTGGCGCCtccgtggccgtggccgccgccgtggcggcggatgGGGACGGGGACGCAATGCGGGAGCTGCGGCgcgcgctggcgccgccggaCTGGGGCGCGGCTGGGGAGGACGGCAAGGGAAGCTACTACTGCGCGTGGCGGGGCGTCACgtgcgcgggcggcggcggcggcgcggtggtggcgatcGACCTGCCGCGGCGCGGGCTGAGGGGGGACttctcggcggtggcggggctcCGGGCGCTGGCGCGGCTGGACCTGTCGTTCAACGCGCTCCGGGGCGGCGTCCCCGGCGAGGCGCTGGGCGGGCTCCCCGGCCTCGAGTTCCTCGACCTGTCGATGAACCACCTCTCCGGCGGCGTCCCGccctccctcgccggcgccgtcgggcTCAGGTTCCTCAACCTCTCCAACAACGCGCTCTCCGGCGGCATCCCCGACGAGCTCAGGTCGCTCAGGGCTCTCACGGAGCTCCAGATTTCCGGcaacaacctcaccggcgccATCCCGCCCTGGCTCGCCGCGCTCCCCGCCCTCCGCATCCTCTCCGCCTACGAGAACTCCCTCTCCGGCCCGATCCCCTCCGGCCTCGGCCTCTCCTCCAAGCTCCAGGTGCTCAACCTCCACTCCAATGCCCTCGAGGGCGCCATCCCGAGCAGCCTCTTCGACCTCGGCAACCTCCAGGTGCTCATCCTCACTGTGAACCGCCTCAATGGCACCATCCCGGACACcatcggccgctgctccgccctCTCCAACGTGCGCATCGGCAAcaaccgcctcgccggcgccatcccGGCGTCCATCGGCGACGCCACCAGCCTCACCTACTTCGAGGCCGACAGCAACGAGCTCACCGGCGGGATCCCCGCGCAGCTCGCGCGATGCGCCAACCTCACGCTGCTCAACCTGGCCTAcaaccgcctcgccggcgaggtccccgACGTGCTCGGCGAGCTCAGGAGCCTCCAGGAACTCATCGTCTCCAGCAACGGCCTCTCCGGGGAGTTCCCGAGGTCGATCCTGAGGTGCCGGAACCTCAGCAAGCTCGACCTGAGCTACAACGCGTTCCGCGGCGGCTTGCCGGAGAGCGTCTGCAACGGGTCGAGGTTGCAATTCCTTTTGCTCGATCACAACGAGTTCTCCGGTGGCATCCCGGTCGGCATCGGCGGCTGTGGCCGGCTTCTTGAGCTGCAACTTGGAAACAACAATCTTACTGGTGAGATACCGGCTGAAATTGGCAGGGTCAAGAGCTTGCAGATTGCCCTGAATCTTAGCTTCAACCACCTTGTCGGGCCGCTGCCCCGTGAGCTTGGGCGGCTTGATAAGCTCGTCGCGCTGGACTTGTCGAGCAATGAGATATCCGGGGAGATACCAGGTGATATGAGAGGGATGCTGAGCTTGATTGAGGTCAATTTGTCGAACAACCGGCTAAGTGGCGCCATCCCCGTGTTTGCTCCATTCCAGAAGAGCGCGGCGTCCAGCTTTTCCGGCAACACCAAGCTGTGTGGCAACCCGCTGGTTGTAGACTGCGGGCCAATTTATGGATCCAGCTATGGAATGGACCACAGGAAGATATCTTACAGGGTGGCATTGGCAGTTGTGGGGTCCTGCGTGCTCATCTTCTCTGTGGTGTCGTTGGTGGTGGCGTTGTTCATGTGGCGTGAGAGGCAGGAGAAGGAGGCTGAAGCAAAGATGGCTGAGGCGGGGGAGGTTGTAGTGGCAGCGCCGCAGGTCATGGCCTCAAACATGTTCATCGACAGCTTGCAGCAGGCTATCGACTTCCAGAGTTGTGTCAAGGCAACATTCAAGGATGCCAATGTTGTGAGCAATGGGACATTCAGCATAACCTACAAGGCCGTCATGCCATCCGGTATGGTAGTCTGTGTCAAGAAGCTGAAGTCAGTTGATCGTGCGGTTATCCATCACCAGACAAAGATGATACGGGAGCTCGAGTGTCTTTCGCACATCAACCACCCAAACCTTGTTCGTCCCATTGGGTATGTCATCTACGAGGACGTCGCGTTGCTGCTGCACCATCACATGCCGAATGGAACCTTGCTTCAGCTGCTGCACAATGTCGACAACCCTGACGGTGACAACCAGAAGCCTGACTGGCCAAGGCTGTTGTCGATTGCCATCGATGTCGCCGAAGGGTTGGCATTCCTCCATCATGTCGCCACCATTCACCTGGACATCTCTTCGGGGAACGTCTTCCTTGACTCGCACTACAATGCGCTTCTTGGTGAAGTGGAAATCTCCAAGCTTCTGGACCCTTTGAAGGGCACTGCTAGCATCAGTGCAGTTGCCGGTTCGTTCGGTTACATACCTCCAG AGTATGCCTACACAATGCAAGTGACTGTGCCGGGcaacgtgtacagcttcggggTGGTGCTGCTGGAGATCCTAACGTCAAAGCTGCCAGTGGATGAGGAGTTCGGGGAGGGTATGGACCTTGTCAAGTGGGTGCACTCTGCCCCCGCGAGGGGTGAGACACCGGAGCAGATCATGGATCCGAAGCTGAGCACCGTGTCGTTCGCGTGGCGCAAGCAGATGCTTGCTGTGCTCAAGGTCGCGATGCTGTGCACCGAGCGCGCCCCAGCGAAGCGGCCCAAGATGAAGAAGGTGGTGGAAATGCTGCAAGAGGCCAAGAACAGCTGA
- the LOC127780821 gene encoding protein DUF642 L-GALACTONO-1,4-LACTONE-RESPONSIVE GENE 2-like — protein sequence MSPRKMNATVIVGRDSLPGWALRGRVEYVSGGPQPGGMYFAAAPGAHALRLGARASAAQAVAVRPGAAYALTFAATRACARDGEREEALRVAVSPSFSAPGDVPVRTLYGAGAADAWAWGFRAAERNAQVEFSNPAAADDHDGDDSLNCGPLLAAVAFKELPAPMPSKDNLIRNGDFEAGPAAIPNSTAGVLLPPKRKDATSPLPGWIVESLRPVRLVDAPHFAVPQGQRAVELVAGREGAVAQVIRTAPGRAYNLSFAVGDARDGCEGAMLVHAVVVAGGGGGNATAKAAAAAVPYASRGGGGARQASLRFVASGRRARVTFYSSYYHTSAGDGVSPCGPVLDQVKVQPLMTKA from the exons ATGAGCCCCCGGAAGATGAACGCCACGGTGATCGTCGGGAGGGACTCGCTGCCGGGGTGGGCGCTGCGCGGCCGCGTCGAGTACGTCTCCGGCGGGCCGCAGCCCGGCGGGATGtacttcgccgccgcgccgggcgCCCACGCGCTCCGCCtgggcgcgcgcgcgtcggcggcgcaggcggtggcggtgcgccCCGGCGCGGCGTACGCGCTCACGTTCGCGGCCACGCGCGCCTGCgcgcgcgacggcgagcgcgaggaGGCGCTGCGCGTCGCCGTGTCGCCGTCGTTCTCCGCTCCCGGCGACGTCCCCGTGCGCACGCtctacggcgccggcgccgccgacgcctggGCGTGGGGGTTCCGCGCCGCCGAGAGGAACGCCCAGGTCGAGTTCAGTAaccccgccgcggccgacgaccacgacggcgacgacagccTCAACTGCggcccgctcctcgccgccgtcgccttcaaGGAGCTCCCGGCGCCAATGCCATCCAAAG ACAACCTGATCCGGAACGGCGACTTCGAGGCCGGGCCGGCGGCGATCCCGAACTCCACCGCCGGCGTGCTGCTGCCGCCGAAGCGGAAGGACGCGACGTCGCCGCTGCCGGGGTGGATCGTCGAGTCGCTCCGCCCCGTCCGCCTCGTCGACGCGCCGCACTTCGCGGTGCCGCAGGGGCAGCGCGCcgtggagctcgtcgccgggcGGGAGGGCGCGGTCGCGCAGGTGATCCGCACCGCACCGGGCCGCGCGTACAACCTCTCCTTCGCCGTGGGCGACGCCAGGGACGGCTGCGAGGGCGCCATGCTGGtgcacgccgtcgtcgtcgccggcggcggcggcggcaacgcgacggcgaaggcggcggcggcggccgtgccctacgcgtcgcgcggcggcggcggcgccaggcaGGCCAGCCTGAGGTTCGTGGCGAGCGGGCGGCGCGCCAGGGTGACGTTCTACAGCTCCTACTACCACAccagcgccggcgacggcgtgtcGCCGTGCGGGCCGGTGCTGGACCAGGTGAAGGTGCAGCCATTGATGACGAAAGCTTAG